AGATTAATTTACTTCGATAAtaagtaaattaattattaatattcatttactTATCCGCACCGTCTTTCCTACATCGCGCGCATGCTCACTGTCAGATTTGTCATTGCTAAAATACGGTTTAGCATTGCTACCACAAGGGGGCGCTGAAACACCGACGTCCTCGGCGATTGTTGACAGGGGAGGATCCATAAAACATCCAACCAACTACAATGAACTTTTTACACGCTTTATTGAGCATCATGTCCAATATACATTGCGTTGACACAAaatgggaaacaaaacaaaagttatgACATTATAGGGTGAATTACCTGGACACCGTTTTTCCAGAGCGTATTGCTTGATGACGTTTCAAAAACGCACACTGAATCTGTGCAAATACAGTGAACACCGGTCAGAGGAGGGAGGTCATGGCAGGTTAGAAAATTGAGACTTAAAACGTTGACAGCAATGATGGAGTCTACACAAGTCTACTTGAGAGCACAACGGCACATTCACGCAGGATAGACATTAACGGTATAACCTTCACATATTCAAACTCATTCAACGCTGATTGCATGTGCCAGAAGACGGTTCATTATTTGTCAGTGTCAGTCTGCAAGGCTTAATGATGAATAAGCCAATTACCGAGAGGGGGGAACGGTTAGCATACCACCACAATGCAATCCAATTTCAAATAGTAATTAGCTTCAGTTacttgaaaatggatggcggcCCAAATGTTGAACTTAAGTGATATATGCTGGCTAAATATGCACCAAAAAGTACTAATGATTGAAAGTTTTACTTTTCCATCTACTCAAAAGTCCTCAGCATCTACATGTTTTACCCCGAAAAGACTGCGCGATATACTAACAGCTAGCCCAGTTCCCCGGCATGAAGACAAACAACAACCAGACTGAGGTAAATTCGGATGCCACAGCAgtacactcgcacacacacacacatgcacacaataaTCACAgcttaggattttttttttttttttcacagaccactttttggtaatggtagtCGAAATACGTCTTCATTGACCAAGATAGTTTAGTCAGTCAGGAATATTACAAGTCTATCCCACCGGCTACTAATTGCAACATTGATGGAGTTTAATCCTGAGTAGTTGGCACAAACCGAGTATTAATGTTAAGTCATGCGTGTCAAAGCCAATACAGTGGATTCCAAATTTGCAGGTTTTTTGATCAAagcatttagattttttttgtgaaaactgcacacacacacacacacacacacacacacacaccaccaacCAACAGGAGTTCAAACATAATGCTTACCTCAtggtgcaattaaaaaaaaaaagtggaacacacaatgtaaatTGTAGTCTGTACACAGACTATGCGGGTATTGAAATAAACgctaataaacatgcaaaacaatactattttattCTAATTTGGGACCCAcaaggcatgtgtgtgtgtgtatgtgggcttcccagcatgcctctTTATACATTAGTATAAAATAGTATAGTTTGTATATACAGCGAGTGAGGTAGCTTGAAGAACTCCTGTTGGTTAATGCTGAATGAGTAAGGGTGTATGTACCATGTATCGCTATAGTGTTTCCCCAAAGCAAGTTAGtgttatgtacaatagtgcCTGAATGCAGCAACATCTCAATTAcccgcgtttttttttttttttttgccacttgcGGGAGGGGCCAAACGAGTGGATCCCAGTGAATTATTGTAAACTAAAAGATGGACTCTCGGAGTGagtcatttttttatcatttacaaCCAAGATTTAGCAACAAGATCTAAGTGAGATTGAAGGGGATCATGTACGTTGGAACTAATGTTTGCAGGTGACTATTctctccagaaaaaaaaaaaaaacaaaacacaataaataaataaataaaaagacctGTGTAAGTGCCACGACAACTTCGTAGACtctttatgaagaaaaaaaaaaaaaaagaagtccgTGGAAGTGGAGCCAAAAAGGCAacagtgaatgaatgagaatgttTGAAAATAAGAATCTATCGACAAGATATATGCTGGGCTGACATGTACGTAGTAGAAAGGACAAGGGGATGATATCAAGGTAACAGGTTTTCAATTGTTAGACTCCTTCTTTGACCACTAAAATTGCATAAGAAACCTGGTATAAAGTAGAAACTGTTCAGCAGCAGATAAAAAAAGCAAGTTAATTTACAGTAGTGACATATTTTACATCAttagtttttttccaaaataaataagATTATACAATTCCAGGTAGGAAGTAAGTGAATTTCGCTGGTAGTGTTCTCAAATTGGCTCTTCTTCTTTGCGAAAAATGACAACCATTCACGGAAAGGGATTGAAGCCGACCAATTCCTTTTGGCTTGCAAAACAAGGGGCGTAGACGCCTGAACGTTTCCCTCTGGAGGCATATCCttcaactgggaaaaaaaagtggagttTAATTTCATTACTACCATGTCCTAAAGCAAAGTTATGCATACGCTTTTAAGCAGTGATGCAAATAATGTGAGGAATATATGCACTACCAAATTCTAATCAAATTACTTCTCTCCCATGCGGACTTGTTGCACGCAATAAGAGCCTGTACTTACCCTGGAATAGTCAAAGTCCCTCTAGTCAAAGGCCATTTCTTGACTTTTTCTTACACAACGAGCCACTTTTCTTTTGAATTCACCGTTGGGGTCCTCCCTCCACTCTTTCTGTGAGAGAAAAATAGTTTGTTCATTCGTTAATAACTGCTTATCCTATTCAAGGTAATGGGTGAGATGACGCCTGGaaaacactggactggtcgctaatCGATGACATATGCTAactcagtgattttcaaccactgtgccgcggcacactaatGTACCTtaagaaaccgtcaggtgtgccgtgaggaattatccaatatcactttttataattaacatttattaatcatcatttgcaaatattatgtcaatagacatgatgtcaatagtatacatggacccaaatattccaattgcatttggtttatttgctcaaacggaaagaattgaacagggatggaatattcctttaaccaatccgattgaggtatcttgtacccgctcaaacggaaagttgtcagggtgcgttcttcttggtggtgtttttcttcttctgttgtttattggcggttggcaagcagctttggtgtgcattagcgccatctgtggaacagaatctaaacccttctatacgccattcacaagtccacttttattaaaaaagaaaatatatatctatataaaacatgtcatgagtttaattataaaatattagcaagattgaatttgatcttttcctgtttaaatttatcccgggtgcgttctttcagcgcatgctcagatatgacgtaacacgcagataccgacgttttaaaaatggaggccagcaatcggcactggactaagcaaagtttgtttttgattcaaactaaatttcaagactcgATGAAGGAacaactggcaatacggagttattccaacaagtgaaagaataactccaggaagccggtatcacgtgatgttgatgtttacgttttactgggcatgccctattgactattctgtttgattttcacggcgcatgtagacaagagattggaatattcctttccatggataccattgtttcccgaaaggtcattcggaaagagaaaaagtggtgatgtaaaaacatggctactgtggagtgtctgtggtgtaaagactggcatagcaatgtaatattggtccgtgtggcaacacctaccttgttcctccgatagacttattgatgcacgtgtgaggtcgtggtgacattttgtaacatttttggttaatggtgtgccacaagattattccaatgtaaaaaaaaaacgtgccgtggctcaaaaaaggttgaaaaacactgtgctAACTGGTCTTTTGAATGACATCATTCCACGATCTGAAAGGCACAGGTAACGTGCAGTTTAACTCACCGCAGCGTCCACATTTGCTGGTGAGTCGCTGTTGGGGTCGGCCAGCATGGAGATAACGCTGATCATGATTGTCTCGACGGTGTGGATCGGCAGCCAGCGCTCCTCTGGCTTCTCGTAGCCAAACTTATCCTCTCCGGGCTCGTGTAGGATCGAGATACACACGTCTCCGTTTTTTGCAACTGTTTGGGAgtgaatattgtaaatattagccTGAATAGTCTGTTTAAAAGTGTCAACACCTAAAAACACAGTTTCTagagatttcattcattcattcattcacgaggatcgcagggggtgctggagcctatcccagctgtcttcaggaaagaggcggggtacaccctggactggtggccagccaatcacagggcacatatagacaaacaaccattcacactcacattcatacctatggacaatttggagtcgctaattaacctagcatgtttttggaatgtgggaggaaaccggagtacccggagaaaacccacgcatgcaccggaagaacatgcaaactccacacagagatgaccgagggtggggaaagaaaataagaagc
This DNA window, taken from Doryrhamphus excisus isolate RoL2022-K1 chromosome 4, RoL_Dexc_1.0, whole genome shotgun sequence, encodes the following:
- the LOC131128655 gene encoding ubiquitin-conjugating enzyme E2 G1-like, which produces MTEQSALLLRKQLAELNKNPVEGFSAGLIDDDDIYKWEVVIIGPQDTLFEGGFFKAYLTFPYDYPLRPPKMKFITEIWHPNVAKNGDVCISILHEPGEDKFGYEKPEERWLPIHTVETIMISVISMLADPNSDSPANVDAAKEWREDPNGEFKRKVARCVRKSQEMAFD